Proteins from a genomic interval of Candidatus Rubidus massiliensis:
- the rimN gene encoding t(6)A37 threonylcarbamoyladenosine biosynthesis protein RimN, translated as MRVSLKDACQLLEKGDIVALPTETVYGLASKLTNPSSIEKIYQAKGRPSQNPLIIHVANINSILSFLKQPINIEIFEEFWPGPLTIVLPIIEELVPSIARANLPTAAFRIPSHPLALKIIEEVGPIVMPSANLSGKPSATHPNHVEVDFGSSFPVLDGGSCTYGLESTILIYNDCKWQMIRKGAYPSEAFKKSIGYIPEFVVNDSSKPLCPGQLFRHYAPNTNLILSKSFPPQALILGFYENIYPKESQVWYLGSLNKPEQIAENLYAFLRKLDEKNISVAYFDTNFAVNGLMDTVLERITKAASKV; from the coding sequence ATGCGTGTTAGTCTAAAAGATGCATGTCAATTGCTAGAAAAAGGGGATATTGTAGCTCTCCCAACTGAAACTGTTTACGGTTTAGCATCTAAATTGACAAATCCATCATCCATTGAAAAAATTTATCAAGCTAAGGGAAGACCCAGCCAAAATCCTTTGATTATCCATGTTGCAAACATAAACTCTATTTTATCCTTTTTGAAACAACCCATTAATATAGAAATTTTTGAAGAATTTTGGCCAGGTCCTTTAACGATTGTTCTCCCAATTATTGAAGAACTTGTTCCCTCTATAGCAAGAGCTAATCTTCCAACGGCAGCTTTTAGAATACCAAGTCATCCCTTAGCGCTTAAAATTATAGAAGAAGTGGGTCCAATTGTTATGCCATCTGCTAACTTATCTGGTAAACCATCTGCCACACATCCAAATCATGTAGAAGTTGATTTTGGGTCAAGCTTTCCAGTTTTAGACGGTGGGAGCTGCACATATGGATTGGAATCAACCATATTAATTTACAATGATTGTAAATGGCAAATGATTCGCAAAGGTGCCTATCCATCAGAGGCTTTTAAGAAGAGTATAGGCTATATTCCTGAATTTGTAGTCAATGATTCTTCTAAACCTCTTTGTCCAGGACAACTTTTTCGCCATTACGCCCCCAACACCAATTTAATTTTAAGTAAAAGTTTTCCACCACAAGCGTTGATTTTAGGTTTTTACGAAAACATCTATCCTAAAGAATCACAAGTTTGGTATTTAGGGTCATTAAATAAGCCTGAACAAATAGCTGAAAACTTATATGCTTTTTTAAGAAAATTAGATGAAAAAAATATTTCAGTTGCCTATTTTGATACTAATTTTGCAGTGAATGGACTCATGGATACTGTTTTAGAACGGATCACTAAAGCCGCCTCTAAAGTTTAA